A single genomic interval of Thermoanaerobacter uzonensis DSM 18761 harbors:
- a CDS encoding VOC family protein, whose product MIIGLGHVAYKVKDLDESLEFYCGKLGLKEAFRLNHENGELMLVYLKVVEGQFIELFPGGIDKGKDEDERIGFKHLCLHVDDIFATLEELKKRGLEIKGQPMMGADGNYQYWIEDPDGNRIELMQIMPGSLQDKAKEL is encoded by the coding sequence GTGATAATAGGTTTAGGCCATGTAGCCTACAAAGTTAAAGACCTTGATGAAAGTTTAGAATTTTACTGTGGCAAATTGGGACTAAAAGAAGCTTTTAGGCTTAACCATGAAAATGGAGAATTAATGCTTGTGTACTTAAAAGTGGTGGAAGGACAATTCATTGAACTTTTCCCAGGAGGGATAGACAAGGGAAAAGATGAAGATGAAAGGATAGGGTTTAAACATTTGTGTCTACATGTAGATGATATTTTTGCTACATTAGAAGAACTAAAAAAGAGAGGCTTGGAAATAAAGGGGCAGCCTATGATGGGGGCAGATGGAAATTATCAATATTGGATAGAAGACCCTGATGGAAATAGAATAGAACTAATGCAAATAATGCCGGGTTCTTTGCAAGATAAAGCAAAAGAATTATAG